DNA sequence from the Janibacter sp. CX7 genome:
CAGCAGGGCGGGCAGTTCGTCCTGCGCATCGAGGACACCGACCGGGCCCGCTTCAACGCGACGAGCGAGCAGCAGCTCTACGACACCCTCGGCTGGCTCGGCCTGCGCTGGGACGAGGGCCCCGACGTCGGCGGCCCCTACGCGCCCTACCGGCAGAGCGAGCGGCTGGAGACCTACCGGCCCTACGTCGACAAGCTCGTCGAGGACGGCCACGCCTACTACTGCTGGTGCTCCACCGAGCGCCTGACGGCGATGCGCGAGAAGCAGCAGAAGCTCAAGCTGCCCACCGGCTACGACCGCATGTGCCTGGGCAAGACGCGTGAGGAGCGCGCCGAGCTCGAGGGCTTCAACGAGACGCCGGTCGTGCGCATGCTCGTGCCCGACGACGCCCCGACGACCTTCGAGGACGTCATCCGCGGCACCGTCTCGGCGCCGCGCCCCGACGACCAGGTGATCCTCAAGGCCGACGGCTTCCCGACCTATCACATGGCCGTGGTCGTCGACGACCACGAGATGGGGATCACCCACGTCGTGCGCGGCGAGGAGTGGATCTCCTCGACGCCCAAGCACGTGCTGCTCTACCAGTGGCTCGGCCTCGAGCCGCCGAAGTTCGCGCACATGCCGCTGCTGCGCAACACCAACAAGTCGAAGATCTCCAAGCGCAAGAACCCCGAGGCGCGTCTCACGTGGTTCCAGGAGCAGGGTTACCTGCCCGAGGCCGTCGTCAACTTCCTCGGCCTGCTGGCCTACCCGCCGGCGAAGGGGGAGGACGGCCAGGACGTCGAGAAGTTCACCTTCGAGGAGTTCAGCCGCGACTTCGCCTGGAGCAAGGTCAACACGGTCGGCCCGATCTTCGACCTGAAGAAGCTCGAGTGGCTCAACGGCGCGTGGATCCGCGACCTCGAGCTCGGCGACTTCACCTCGCGCCTGCTGCCCTACCTGCAGGCCGACGGCGTCCTCGGCGACAACCCCTCGCTGGGCGAGCTCGCCCGGCTGAAGTCCGTCGCCGAGCTCATCCAGACGCGCATCGCGCTGCTCACCGAGGCGAGCGCTCTCGTGCGGCCCTTCTACACCGCCGACGCCGACCTGCAGATCGACGAGGACGCGCGAGCGGGCCTGAAGGACAACGCTGCCGAGGTCCTCGACGCGGCGATCACCGCGCTCGAGAAGCTGCAGGTGCCGGCCGGTGTCCTCTCGCAGGAGAGCCGCGACGGCAACGAGTGGCACGCCGAGCGGATCGAGTCGACGCTGCGCGAGGTGATCGTCGAGGGTCTGGGCATCAAGCCGCGCTTCGCCTTCGGGCCGCTGCGCACCGCCGTCTCGGGGGCGCGGATCAGCCCGCCGCTCTTCGAGTCGATGGAGATCCTGGGCCAGGCGTCGACGCTCGAGCGGCTGCGCTCGCTGCGCGCCTCGCTGGCCTGAGCCGCGATTTGGGGAGTCGCCGATCGACGGGTAGCATCGTCTCTCGGTTCACAGGCCGCGCGGACTTCGGTCCGAAGGGTCGGTGATACCCCCTTGGGGTATGGTGTAATTGGCAACACGGCTGATTCTGGTTCAGTTGTTCTAGGTTCGAGTCCTGGTACCCCAGCGCTGAGAGCGGTCCGCCGCTCGATTTCGGAAAGAGCCCCCTTCGGGGTTAAGGTTCTCTCCGTTGCCCAGCCGGTCCGCCGGCCCGGGAAGCACATATGGCCCCGTTGTGTAGTGGCCTAGCACGCCGCCCTCTCAAGGCGGTAGCGCGGGTTCGAATCCCGTCGGGGCTACATCGGTCGAAGGCCCCCGCTCGTCAGAGCGGGGGCCTTCGTCGTGTCCGGCCTCTCCCAAACCCTGCAGGACCCTAGGGTCTTGCAGGGTTGTGAGCGTGGGCAAAGGGGATGTCGAGGATGGGTCAAGAAGCTGGTCGCGGCGCCGCCTGGGTGGGGCGGGCCCTGCTCGTTTCCTCGGGCGTTGCGCTCGGGGCGGTCAACGTCGCGGCGAACTTCGGGCTGGTGCCGGGGTCGTTCTGGCTGGCGAAGCTCGTGGGTGTTGCGTGGGGTTGGCTGATCGCAGGCTTTGCCGCGTGCTGGGCCGGGCGCACGTGGCGTGAGGCGTTCGTGCGGTCCATGACCCTGCTCCTGCCCGCCGTGATCGTCTACGTCATCGCTGACGCGATGATGATCGCCCGCACCGTCGACGGCACTGGCCCCACGCCTGCTGCGGTCATCGTCGAGGGCATCTTCTGGAGCGTCGCGTCGGTGGGTGCCTCCGTGGGCTTGGCGACGATCCGCCGCCTGATCCGAGTCGACGGACCCATCGGGGTACTCGCTGCGGCAGCGTTGCCGACCTACATCGCCTACTCGGCGTGGAGTGTCCGACGCGACCTCGCGCGCATGGACGGCGACGATCCGGCGATGGTCGACGTGGCCACCTTCCTGCTGCCGGCTGCAGTGGTCGTCGCGATCGTGGCCGCAGCAGCTCGAGGGCTGGCGTCACGCGACAGGTGACGCCCGAAGGCCCGGGCCGAGCTGGCCGCACGCCGAGCCCGGCGTCGTTGACGTCACCCGGTTGCCCTTCTCCGGTCAGCCAGGTGGCGTCAACGACGACACGGGCGCATGACGACGACAGGCAGGGCGAAGGGGGAGATTCCCCCCTTCGCCCTGTGGTCCCGTCGCGACCTCTCGTCACTCGGTGTCGCGGTCGGCGGCCTCGGCCGCCCTGGCGTGCTTCTCCAGGACCTCGGTCAGCTTGTTGGCGCCGGCGATGACGGTCGCGGCGTGCAGGCGACCGGGCTGGCGGGAGAGGCGCTCGATCGGGCCCGAGATCGACACGGCCGCGATGACCCGGCCGGAGGGGGAGCGGACCGGGGCCGAGACCGAGGCAACGCCCGCCTCGCGCTCGCCGACGCTCTGCGCCCACCCGCGGCGGCGCACCGCCGAGAGCATCGTCGCGGTGAAGGCCGCCTCCTGCAGGCCACGGTGCAGCCGGTCGGGCTCCTCCCAGGCGAGCAGCACCTGGGCCGCGGAGCCGGCGTGCATCGACAGGGTCGCGCCGACGGGGATCGAGTCGCGCAGCCCGACGGGGCGCTCGGCGGCCGAGACGCAGACGCGGTGCTCGCCCTGCCGGCGGAAGAGCTGGGCCGACTCATTGGTGTGGTCACGCAGGGCGCCGAGGACCGGGCCGGCCGCGACGAGGAGCTTGTCCTCACCGGCCGAGGCCGCGAGCTCGCCCAGGCGCGGGCCGAGGACGAAGCGCCCCTGCATGTCGCGTCCGACGAGCCGGTGGTGCTCGAGCGCGACCGCCAGTCGATGTGCCGTGGGGCGTGCCAGTCCCGTCGCCGCCACGAGCTGGGCGAGGGTCGAGGGACCCGCCTCGAGAGCGCCCAGCACGACGGCTGCCTTGTCCAGAACGCCAACTCCGCTACCGTTGTCCATGGAGTGATACTGACATCTCATGTCGTGAGACGCAAGGTCCGGGGGTCCGGTGACGTGCGAATCTCGATGTGGGACACGGCCCACAGGCCGTGACAACCACCGCCGGGATGGGAAAGAGAGAGATGGCTGGAACGCTGGCCGAGAAGGTCTGGGACGCACATGTCGTCCGACGCAACGACGGGGAGCCCGACCTCCTCTACATCGACCTGCACCTCCTGCACGAGGTGACGAGCCCGCAGGCCTTCGAGGGCCTGCGCCTCGCCGGCCGACCGGTCCGCCGCCCCGACCTCACCCTCGCGACCGAGGACCACAACGTCCCGACGACGCCGGGCCCGATCACCGACCCGGTGAGCAAGATCCAGGTCGAGACGCTGCGGGACAACTGCGCGGAGTTCGGCGTGCAGATCTATCCCATGGGCGACGCCGAGCAGGGCATCGTCCACGTCGTCGGCCCCCAGCTGGGTCTGACCCAGCCGGGCACGACGGTCGTCTGCGGCGACAGCCACACGAGCACCCACGGTGCCTTCGGCGCGCTCGCCTTCGGCATCGGCACGAGCGAGGTCGAGCACGTGCTCGCCACGCAGACGCTCTCGCTCAACCCCTTCAAGACGATGGCGATCAACGTCACCGGCCAGCTGCAGCCGGGCGTG
Encoded proteins:
- a CDS encoding IclR family transcriptional regulator — protein: MDNGSGVGVLDKAAVVLGALEAGPSTLAQLVAATGLARPTAHRLAVALEHHRLVGRDMQGRFVLGPRLGELAASAGEDKLLVAAGPVLGALRDHTNESAQLFRRQGEHRVCVSAAERPVGLRDSIPVGATLSMHAGSAAQVLLAWEEPDRLHRGLQEAAFTATMLSAVRRRGWAQSVGEREAGVASVSAPVRSPSGRVIAAVSISGPIERLSRQPGRLHAATVIAGANKLTEVLEKHARAAEAADRDTE
- the gltX gene encoding glutamate--tRNA ligase, yielding MSDSSAPSTAPAPTESSAPRLRVAPSPTGDPHVGTAYMALFNLAFARQQGGQFVLRIEDTDRARFNATSEQQLYDTLGWLGLRWDEGPDVGGPYAPYRQSERLETYRPYVDKLVEDGHAYYCWCSTERLTAMREKQQKLKLPTGYDRMCLGKTREERAELEGFNETPVVRMLVPDDAPTTFEDVIRGTVSAPRPDDQVILKADGFPTYHMAVVVDDHEMGITHVVRGEEWISSTPKHVLLYQWLGLEPPKFAHMPLLRNTNKSKISKRKNPEARLTWFQEQGYLPEAVVNFLGLLAYPPAKGEDGQDVEKFTFEEFSRDFAWSKVNTVGPIFDLKKLEWLNGAWIRDLELGDFTSRLLPYLQADGVLGDNPSLGELARLKSVAELIQTRIALLTEASALVRPFYTADADLQIDEDARAGLKDNAAEVLDAAITALEKLQVPAGVLSQESRDGNEWHAERIESTLREVIVEGLGIKPRFAFGPLRTAVSGARISPPLFESMEILGQASTLERLRSLRASLA